Within Celeribacter marinus, the genomic segment GGATAAGCGCCCGAGCAAAGCGTTGAAATCCAAGACCGCCTCGCCGCGTCACGGGTGCCTGCAAGTGACGCAAGGTCATCCATCCTGTCCAAATTTTGCCCCGTTTCGGTCCCAAAAATGGTTAACAAACCGTCAATACCTACCCCAAGACAGATAGGGAGCGGGCAGACGCCCGAACACAAATATGTTTGTAGACGCTGACACATACGCGACAGGGGCACCCTCCAAAGGTGCGCGCAAAACGTTTGGCCCGACCTATGCGCACAAACCATGGCGAATCTACGCAGGTGGCCTCAAACGCGTGTTCGACATCGCTTTTGCACTGGCGATATCTCCCATTGCTCTACCTTTGATCGCTGTTTTGTGGGCACTTGTTCGCATCGAGGGCAAGCCCGCGATCTATGCCCATCTACGTGTGGGTAAGGATGGGCACCTCTTTCAGTGCTACAAACTGCGCACGATGAAATTGGACGCAGATGCGATCTTGGCGCGGCTATGCGCCGAAGATCCAGAGATTGCCGCCGAATGGCACACCTACCAAAAGCTCGAAAACGATCCTCGTATCACTCAAATGGGCCACTTTTTGCGCGCTACCAGCCTTGATGAATTGCCACAGCTTTGGAACGTCATCACGGGCGACATGAGCTTTGTCGGACCGCGCCCTTATACCCCAGACCAAGAAACCATGTACGAGAATGCGGGTGGTCGCGCTTACCGCGACATGCGTCCGGGCATCACGGGGATTTGGCAAGTCGAAGGACGTTCTGCCACCACGTTTATCGATCGTGCCCGCTTTGACAACGACTACGGCGTGCGCCAGTCTCTCGCCCTCGACCTCTCGTTGATCGTGCGTACCGTGGGCGTTGTATTTGCTAAAACTGGCCGCTAGGCCGCGCCGAATTCGACCAAAACGCCCCGCCTGTATCTACAGACGGGGCGTTCTATATTGTGGACTCGGGTCAGGTGATCCGCTTGATCGACGCCATAATTTCATCGCGCTCGAACACCGACTTCCAATCGTCGCGCATTAGGGCCGGAATTCCGAATTCAATCGCCTTATTACAGGCATCGGAAAACTGCCCCTGTTGTACGCCAAAAATCACAGCGCCTAAAATGTTCATGTGACCGAGCAAGAAATCCTTGGCGCATTCTTCGGAAACGCCTGTTTTCACGACCTCGTCCATGGCTTGTTTCATGACCATCAACAAGGACGCACAAACGGTTTCTGACAAGCCCGGCTCAAGGTAGGCCATTTGCTCAACGGTCACGCGGTAGGTTTGGCGCACGGGCGCATAGATCGCCTTGGCAATACGATCACCAAGCTCATAGTGCGCGTCCGGTCCCTGCATCAACGCGTTCACCACGCCTTGCGGATGCGCCACACCGCCAAACCGGTCAAGACGGGCGGCCTCGGTCGCCTCGTTGTGGTAGATCATCGGATGGCACGGATGGGACACGAAATACGTGATGTCCTCGCGTTCGGGCAAATGTCCCGCATACGGGGCTGCGGCGTCCAAAATGACAACCATTGTACCCGTATCAAGTTTGTCGATGATCCCGCTGGCGACTTTGCCAATGAGCGTATCAGGCACCGCCATAACAACCACCTCCGCCCCCGACAGTGCGGCATCCATCTCAACACAATCGGCACCAACGGCCTCTTTTAGACGGGCACGCCCCGCCTCGCTGACCTCGACGTGACGGACGTTAAATTCGGTTTGTGCAAGATTGAGAGACAGGCGCACACCCATCTTTCCACCTGCACCCAACA encodes:
- a CDS encoding sugar transferase, whose protein sequence is MFVDADTYATGAPSKGARKTFGPTYAHKPWRIYAGGLKRVFDIAFALAISPIALPLIAVLWALVRIEGKPAIYAHLRVGKDGHLFQCYKLRTMKLDADAILARLCAEDPEIAAEWHTYQKLENDPRITQMGHFLRATSLDELPQLWNVITGDMSFVGPRPYTPDQETMYENAGGRAYRDMRPGITGIWQVEGRSATTFIDRARFDNDYGVRQSLALDLSLIVRTVGVVFAKTGR
- a CDS encoding phosphogluconate dehydrogenase C-terminal domain-containing protein, with protein sequence MTTIALLGAGGKMGVRLSLNLAQTEFNVRHVEVSEAGRARLKEAVGADCVEMDAALSGAEVVVMAVPDTLIGKVASGIIDKLDTGTMVVILDAAAPYAGHLPEREDITYFVSHPCHPMIYHNEATEAARLDRFGGVAHPQGVVNALMQGPDAHYELGDRIAKAIYAPVRQTYRVTVEQMAYLEPGLSETVCASLLMVMKQAMDEVVKTGVSEECAKDFLLGHMNILGAVIFGVQQGQFSDACNKAIEFGIPALMRDDWKSVFERDEIMASIKRIT